Genomic segment of Eretmochelys imbricata isolate rEreImb1 chromosome 24, rEreImb1.hap1, whole genome shotgun sequence:
gcagggaggggtcactgcagggggagcagtggggatgcagggaggggTCACTGCAGAGGGAGCAGTGGAGATGCAGACAAGGGTCActgcagggggagcagtggggacgcAGGGAAGGGTCActgcagggggagcagtggggacgcAGGGAAGGGTCActgcagggggagcagtggggacgcagggaggggtcactgcagggggagcagtggggacgcAGGGAGGGGTCACAGCAGGGggagcagtggagctggggggcagggagccctgcagggggagcagtggggacgcagggaggggtcactgcagagggagcagtggagatgcagagaagggtcactgcagggggagcagtggggatgcagggaagggtcactgcagggggagcagtggggacgcAGGGAAGGGTCActgcagggggagcagtggggacgcagggaggggtcactgcagggggagcagtggggatgcagggaggggTCACTGCAGAGGGAGCAGTGGAGATGCAGACAAGGGTCActgcagggggagcagtggggatgcagggagggatcactgcagggggagcagtggggacgcAGGGAGGGGTCACAGCAGGGggagcagtggagctggggggcagggagccctgcagggggagcagtggggacgcagggaggggtcactgcagagggagcagtggagatgcagagaagggtcactgcagggggaacagtggggacgcagggaggggtcactgcagagggagcagtggggctggggcagggagcactgCGGGAGAGCAGTGGAGATGCAGGGAAGGGTCACTGCAGGGGGGAgcggtggagctggggggcaggttaATTAtctacctccccaccccaggaaacTCCCTACTAGATCAACAGGGCAAAGTCTCCCACGGGCCAtctcccctctctccaccccatTCCCAACCACTGCTCCTAGAGCCCCCTGCTCCCTCAAACCCCCCAGCAATGGGGTCCCCATGTCTCTGTTCTCCCCCCTGGCCTCAGCGACTCAGTCATTTGCAGTGGGCTCGGGACCCATCCCTGTCACCGGGGCAGGAGCAACACGGATGTGACTGAgcacctggggggaggggtggggagccaggactcctgggttccattctcaaCTGCGCTGGTGACTTGCTGTGACCCGTAGTGGAGTCACTCCCTCGGGTTCCCCAGCTGTATTTGGGGTCACAGTGGGTGGTGCTGGGAGCCTGGCTGGACCAAGGACACGGTCCCTCACATTTCTCAGGcgctgtgggggagagaggggtgagggggggcagagagggatggATACATAGAGGGGGCTGGAAgagtgtggggaggtggagggggttgagtggagatgggggagggatggacagacagagggatggaaggagggagggacggaggggtgtgtggggaggtggagggggttgagcagagatgggggagggatggacagacagagggagggacggaggggtgtgtggggaggtggagggggttgagcggagatgggggagggatggacagacagacagagggagggatggaaggaGAAGTGTGTTGggagaaggtggggggagagcagaCTGAGACGCAtccacccacagctccctgggGGTCCACACAGTGACTCTGGATTCACCCGGGGCTGACTcagacctgcccctgccccggcaTCTACCCTGGGAGCGCGTGTTCCCGGCCCTGccgcctccctgcccccttgccatGGCCCCAGGGGGAGACTCCTCCCCACAGCTTCCCAGGGAGCCGTGAGACCCCCTGGCTCCCGGCATTGCTGGGGCTGGTCCATTGGGGGCCCCACAAACTAATCAGTGGGGCCCCTTTGAGCAGCTGGGCCCTTATCCATTGTTTCGTCTGCTTACGCCTGGCGCGGGCTCTGGCTCCGgctcccgctccctgctgccctAAGCCGGACCCCCGGCCCCGACCACGCTGAGCCCTGCCCTCCCATGCGCCTAGGGGTTGGAGGGGccagggccggggccggggccggaggGGCGCGCTCTGCAGGGGTGCCAGGGAGCCCTGCACTGAGAGCTCCGGAGGGGCATGGGGCGGCCTGGTGCGCCCCGCAGGCCCCTTCACTGACAGCCCACATCTCTCCGtaccaggggtgggggtggaaggggttAACCGGTCGCCCCGCCCTGGGAccgccccactccccgcccctccctcctcccccgagccTGGGGCGTTCCCTGCCGCtcccccccgctttcctgggcGTTTccggtggggaggggagagtccGGGAAAGCGGGCGGTGCGCCCAGGGCGCTGCGCCAAGTGTGCGCCCAGGGCGCACCGGGGCTCCCCTGCTGCCGCTCCTGGgggcgggcgcggggcgggggccATAATTCTCCACCCCAAGCCTGGGGTAAGAGGCGGCTCTGAAAGTCCCTAGCGTTCAGCTGAGCGGCCGGGGAAGTCCCGGTGGCCCTTCCTCTACCCGGCTGCCTGCTGCAGCCGCCCTGGCTTCAGTCGGGGGCTGTGGGCACCCACGGGGCAGCCAGGCCGCCCCCTCCCTGCGCGCCCGCTCCCTGGAGGtgccccgggctgcagggggcaccTGCGGAGGAAATGAGATTGCAAAAGGGCAGAGCTGGGTTTGGCTggtgacccctcccccactcggGGGGCAAAGGACCCCGGAGACCGAGCCGGGTTTGGCtggtgacccctcccccaccctgggggCAAAGGACCTAGGAGACCGAGCGGGGTTTGCCTGgtaaccccctgcacccccaccccggggGCAAAGGACCCAGGAGACCGAGAGGGGTTTGTTTGGTGACCCCTTCCCCCTGGGGGGGGCAAAGAATCCAGGAGACCGAGTCGGGTTTGGTtagcgcccctcccccactcgGGGGGCAAAGGACCCCGGAGCCTGAGGAATGGCGGAGGAGATGCCCGTGGACCTGAGGACGTGGCGGAAGGGGGACACCCCCGGGTGCCAAGGGAGAGGGGTTCCCCGTCCCAAAGACCCCGGGGGGCAGCGGGCTCCTCAGGGCAGCGGGGCATTCCCTTCACCCTGGCACGGCGCGGCGGGGGGCCCAAGGACTCCTCCCCCGCACCCCGGGGCGCCGATCCCGGGGCCCCCCCGACGAGGGGGGCAGGAAAGCGGAGACCTCGCTGCCCCTACGCAAACGCCGCTACGCAGTGCAGGAGCCGGGCTGGGAGCGGCCGGGGCCCCCAGCCGGGAAGGTGCCCAAGACGGAGAGcgatggggggcaggagggcgtCTCCGGGGCGCAGCGCTCCCCCTTCTGCAACGGCTACTGCCCCCCCTACGTGGCTGTGGACTACACCCGCCTGCCAGCTCCCTATCTCATAGGTGGGtgaccccctgctccccatcgcCCCCGCGGGGGACCCCCGGTTCCTTCCTTTTCCCGCAGACACCCAGGGCCTCCCCAGATGCTGGTGGGTGGCCAGGAGAGGTGCCACGGGCTGGAGATCCTCCCCCGCCCGGACGGCCGGGGTCCCGGGAAATGGGAGTGGGGACGGCGAAGGAGAGTCTGTGCCCTTAGCCTCAGGGGCCGGGTGAGGATTTCAGTAAAGCGATTGCTTAAGAGTTGCTCGCACGTTGCACTGGCCCCAGACTCCTGGGTCCCTTGCGGGAGTGGTTATGTGGGAGACCCCAAGAAGTGCTGGGCCCGGATTCCTGGGTCCCTAGGGACGAGTTATTGGGGGACCCCAGGAAGTGCTGGCCCTGGACTTCTGCGTCCCTTGCGATGTATAAGGGGGATCCCTTATTTCGCTCACGCATccccattcttctccccccaccaggTCTGACCGGACCCTTCCTGGTCCCGGAGCGGGCCCCCTTCTTCCACCCCgtggccccccaccccctgctgccgGCCCCCCTGCTGGGGCGCCCCGCCACTCCCtacccccttctctgccccctgcagACCCAGCTGGCTGCTGACATTGCCACGGCGATCAAGCAGGACGAGGATGGAGACACGTAAGtgagtggggggggcggggtgaaaTGGGGGGGGGCGTTTAATAGCCCTGGGCCCCAAGCACGGACATGGCGGCAAGTGGCCCATCTGCGAGCCCAGACAGAGCAAGACAGCCCGGCTGGGAAGGGGAATCCCCAGCCCATCTGtgtagcgcccccccccccgtcccacccCCTGCCTACGTTTTCTTCCTGCGTAATGGTCCCGTGGCTCAAACTTCTtactggaaggggagggggataGATTTCCTCCCCGgcttcctcttcctccaccctACACGGCCCCTCCCTGCGCCTggctggcactgctgtggggaagctcgcagcactgGGTTCCCAGCTGGGCAGTGACAGGGCACTGTCATGGGGGGAAGCTCACAGTGCTGGGTTCCCGGCTGGGCAGTGACAGGGCACTGTCATGGGGGGAAGCTCGCAGCGCTGGGTTCCCTGTTGGGCAGTGACAGGGCACTGTCATGGGGGGAAGCTTGCAGCGCTGGGTTCCCTGTTGGGCAGTGACAGGGCACTGTCATGGGGGGAAGCTTGCAGCGCTGGGTTCCCTGTTGGGCAGTGACAGGGCACTGTCATGGGGGGAAGCTTGCAGCGCTGGGTGCCTGGCTGGGCAGTGACAGGGCACTGTCATGGGGGGAAGCTCGCAGCTCTGGGTTCCCGGTTGGGCAGTGACAGGGCACTCTTGCAggggaagctcgcagcactgGGTTCCCTGTTGGGCAGTGACAGGGCACTGTCATGGAGGGAAGCTCGCAGCACTGGGTTCCCAGCTGGGCAGTGACAGGGCACTGTCATGgggggaagctcgcagcactgGGTTTCTGACTGGGCAGTGACAGGGCACTGTCATGGGGGGAAGCTCGCAGCTCTGGGTTCCCGGTTGGTCAGTGACAGGGCACTGTCATGGGGGGGAGCTCGCAGCACTGGGTTTCTGACTGGGCAGTGACAGGGCACTGTCATGGGGGGAAGCTCGCAGCTCTGGGTTCCCAGCTGGGCAGTGACAGGGCACTGTCATGgggggaagctcgcagcactgGGTTCCCAGCTGGGCAGTGACAGGGCACTGTCATGGGGGGAAGCTCGCAGCGCTGGGTTCCCTGTTGGGCTGTGACAGGGCACTGTCATGGAGGGAAGCTCGCAGCACTGGGTTCCCTGTTGGTCAGTGACAGGGCACTCTTGCAggggaagctcgcagcactgGGTTCCCTGTTGGTCAGTGACAGGGCACTGTCATGGGGGGAAGCTCGCAGCTCTGGGTTCCCTGTAGGGCAGTGACAGGGCACTGTCATGGGGGGAAGCTCGCAGCTCTGGGTTCCCAGTTGGGCAGTGACAGGGCACTGTCATGGAGGGAAGCTCGCAGCTCTGGGTTCCCGGTTGGGCAGTGACAGGGCACTGTCATGGGGGGAAGCTCGCAGCTCTGGGTTCCCAGCTGGGCAGTGACAGGGCACTGTCATGgggggaagctcgcagcactgGGTTTCTGACTGGGCAGTGACAGGGCACTGTCATGGGGGGAAGCTTGCAGCGCTGGGTTCCCTGTTGGGCTGTGACAGGGCACTGTCATGGAGGGAAGCTCGCAGCACTGGGTTCCCTGTTGGGCAGTGACAGGGCACTGTCATGGGGGGAAGCTCGCAGCGCTGCAGCCTCCCAAGCCTGAGCTGCCAGTGGATATCGAAAGCGGCCTGTTTGAGACAGGAAGTGGAGGTCAGCGGACGGCTGGGAGCTCTTACTGGAAGCCCGGAGTcgaggacacccccccccccctcgggtCCCGCTGATAAGAGGTTTCCTTTTATCGTAATTCAATGCTGGAGCGATTCTCTGAAATCACCTGtgtccttgggggggggggggggcaggggagtggggaccccagagcagggagcagagggaggggtgagCTGGGGTGACAGGGCTCTCGGGGGCAGGacatgggaggaagggggagagcgGTGTGGCCAAATTCTGGGCATTGTGGGGTGTACCCAAGGAGATGGGCTGAGGGAGCcaaggggcagtggggagggtggggtggaagatgggggggcctcagacccaGTGGGGACAatgcggggaaggagggggaccTCGCTAACATTGCAACGCTTGTTCTAAGCAGCACCAGGGTCACTAATAGATTTGAAGGGGccagcctgtctgcaggggagTTGTGGCGCcacggggtggggctggggactcCAATGACATTGTTGCACCACTGTTATAGCTGGCATCTGCCCAGGGGTTGCTAGGGAGCTGTTAGTGAAGAGGAGCTCTCTTGGGGTTTAAAGGGGGCCCTGCCCACAGTAGTGAGCACCGAGCTGGGATGAGGCTGGGGATTCCAGTGACACTGTTGCAACTGCTGTTCTAGCCAGAACCTACTTGGGGAATTtctgtggctgggggaggggagaggaacttTGTGgagcagggggaccctgcagagGTTCTACCTCCACCCCAGTGATggtctctcctccccctgcccacagggctctgcacaTCGCTGTGGCCCAGGGGAACCTGCCCGTGGCCCAGCGGCTGGTCAGCCTCTTCCTACAGGGTCAGCGGGACCTGGACATCTACAACCACCTGCGGCAGGTCAGTCCGGGGGGCctgggggtcccagggcaggatgggggggctgggctgtgatGCCAGACTGGTCCCTGGCAGCTGGCTATCGGGGGAGGGGTGCGATGCCAACCTGCCCCTATCAGGTGGCGCCAGGCTgacgggggcggcggggggggggaacccgggcACGACGTTCCCAGAACCCACGTGCCCAGCCCCGCCCAGACGGGACTTTCCCCGACAACTTCCTCCCCGGTTGCCTGGGCGACGCCCcagggtcagagcctgagtcacgGGGGAGGGGACGCAGACAGACGGACGGACAAACATGCACCCCTGGAACCTGGAGCGCTGATGGGACGCCAAGCGGGACGCGGGCAAACCCGGCAGGGCTCGCCCCTCTCcctctggctccctgcagcacccgcatccccagagccctggggcacgCTGCATTGCACACTCACTGTGCACTGCTGAGACACACACTTGGACActcactccctgcagcacccgtATTCCCAGAGCCCTGCACACTCATGCACCAGGGCACGCTGCATGCCACACTCACCGTGCACTGGTGGGACACACATACTGTGACCCATGCTCAGACACCCTCGCTCCCCACAACAAGCGTGTTCAGACTTCCACGGGCATTGCACACTCCCACTGCGATGGCCCCATGCGCcggtcacactcacactcacacacacactcgctgCGGTGCACATGCCTGCTCTCAGAGAGCCATGACTTGCTGGGACGTGCTCGCTCACTCACGCACCATGGCACCTGTGCACACTCTTACACACTCAGCCCCCCCACCTTCCCCGGTTCCCCAGAAGGAGCCACCAGCCCCACCCTATGGAcaggtgcccctcactcccaacccactgcccccagctcccccagccctgggctcctcccagctctgcttgggtcctgggggggggtcTCTAAGCTGGGGGCAGCCTCCCCCAGTCCCGTGTTGTGCGCCCCATTTCCCGTAAACCAGCACCTGAACCAGCTCCAGCCCCTTCTCAGAAGCGTCTGCGTCAAcgcggctggtgctgggggctGCGGTTAGCACCGTCGAGACCGGGCAGCTTCCTCTGGTTACAGGGTGTGCACCAGCCGCTCACAACTGGCGTGTCTCGGTGCTGCGAGCTTTGCTGTGGCAATGCCCTGCCTGTGCCCCCAGCTGGGAACCCCTGGTGCTGCGAGCTTCCTTGTGTGTGCCCCCAGCTGGGACCCCCTGCCAGGCATTGcgagcttccctgcagcagtgccttGTGCCTCTCCCCCCTCAGACCCCCTTGCACCTGGCAGTGATCACCACCCAGCCGTCCCTAGTGAAGCTGCTGCTCTCGCACGGGGCTTCCCCGATGGCACTGGACCGGCACGGCCAGACGTCGGTGCACCTGGCCTGCGAGCACGGCAGCCCCCGGTGCCTGCGTGAGCTGCTGGAGTGGGGCAACGACCGGCCGGAGCTGGAGGCCCGAAACTACGAGGGTGagcagggcaggaggggtggggggacagactggggtcGGGAGGGGGTGCGCGAGGGAGCTTTGAGAATTTTTCCAAACAGCTGAGAACTGGAACCAGGATCTCTGGAAAAGCCCAAAGATTCCCCCCCAGCCAGGTCAGCACCCGCCTGTCCCTCCCCCTTGTGCTCTCTCACCCCCCCTGTCCCGTTCTCTCCCCCAACCAGGCCagccccccgtccctcccccttgtgcctttctcaccccccccatcccgttctctcccccagccaggccagccccCCGTACCTCCCCCTTGtgcctctctctcacccccccgtCCCGTTctctcccccagccaggccagccccccgtccctcccccttgtgcctctctctcacccccccgtCCCGTTCTCTCCCCCCAGGTCTCACCCCCCTGCATGTGTCTGTGGCCACCTCGAACCGGGACACCGTTCTGCTGCTTCTGGAGCATGGGGCGGACATCGACGCTGTGGTGAGTATGGGGGGTGCCTACCCCCACACAGACATGGCGCATGGGGGGCTGGGTACGGGGGAGCCCATCCCctctaaccctccccccccacacacatggggggctgggtatggggCAGCCCATCCCCTCCaactgccccccacacacacacaagcggGGCTGGGTAcagcggggggaaggggatgcagagctgggagagaactgTGCAAACTGAGGGGGAATTTCCAGATGCAGggggttgtgtgtatgtgtgaccGGGGGGGGGCCTGTCTGTACCTGAGGGGTCTGACCCTGCTGTGCACCCCACACAGGACATCaagagcggccgctcccccttgCTCCATGCGGTGGAGAACAACAGCCTGGACATGGTGGAGCTGTTGATACAAGTGAGGGCccggccccctcccaccccacctgctccctctccctcccttcagCTCCCCCAAATGTCCCCTTGCCCCTGCCAGGTTCctgtcactgcccccccaaaccctgctccctcccagcctcctcccctggtgccctgccctcccctggacaggacgctctgggcagggggccgcTGTCTGTCCCATCTCACCCCCCgtctcttctcttccctgcccTGGCAGAATGGGGCAAGTGTGAACGCACAGTCGTACGCGGGGTGCACGGCGCTGCACGTGGCCAGTGGGCGGGGGCTGCTGGATGCCCTGCGGCTGCTGGTGCGGAACGGGGCCGACTGCGGGATCAAGAACTATCACAACGACACGGCGCTCATGGTGGCCAAGAACCGGCGGGtgagtggggggggctggggaaggttgGCAGGAGGACACGTGGGGGAGGCTGCACAAACGCCCCTGGGGGGTTATGGGGAAGGAGAGGCGGGGGGTATAGAGGCTTGGAGGGAGAGTGGGGACCATGGGAATGAGgaagcagggatgggggaggggccactgctggCATGTAGGGATGGGGGGGTTAGGGgatctggggtgggtctgggggggctcccagcaggACAGTGTAACACCCTCCATCCCTCATTCCCAGGTGATTGACATCCTGAGGGGAAAGGCCTCccggcctcccccagcccccgatGGCACCCGGGATGGGGCCTCCCCGACACCCAGTTCAGCCAGCTCCCCGGGCGCCCGCCTGACCCCCAACGGTGAgtgctgccccccagtgcccctgGCGCCCGCCTGACTCCCAGCAGTAACACCCCACTGGACCCCCTAGCCCATGTGCCCACCCCCCAGAGCTCCCGGAGCCCCCTGGGGAGTGCCCTGTCTGAAGTTCATGCTCTGGTCCACGTGCCCATGACCCCTGGAACCAGCCCCATGGGGAATTGCACCAACCCCCTTGCAACTGCAGGCTCCTTGGGGAGGGCAGAGAGTTTCccagggggcagtgggagggtccagaggttcggggggggggaggggttgggatcctggggtggggggtagatcCCAGGTTCCCCTttgggggggggttctggggctgATCCCTGAtatcccctttctctccccccaggtCTGCCCAGCGCCTCCCCTGGCTCCCCGccttctgccctgagccctccccacaccccaggaGCCTGCAGAACTGCCCCAACCAATCAGAGACCAGAAACTGCTGAGCCAGCCAATGGGGCATCAACCACTGGCCCTCTCCATGGGGTGAAGCTGGAGGGAAATATGACCCCGCCCACCcgctctgccactgccccccagccctttctGCGATTGGCCGAAAGCCTGCTGGAGCCTGCCCTCCATGGTGCCATCTACCCAATTGCGTCTCCCGGCCAGGACACCTCAACCAATCACCTCTCGCTGCTGCCGGGCGCCTTTCACCCGCCCATTGTCCCGCTAGCCCAGGGGCTGCCAGCCAATCGGATTCACCCGAGAGGTGCCGGGCTGGACCAATCACGGACTCCGCGTGGGGCAGGGAGCCCCCCCGCCGGTGCGGCCGAGGGGCAGTGGCCCCGCAGCAGGGACAGCGGGGGCAGCTGACAGTGGAGTCCTGggggctgctgcccctcccaacccagggaccccaGGGGCCTCTAGCCCTGGGGATGTAGCGCTGGGGTCACCATCTCCGAGAGAACCCTGCGTCTCCATGCACAGACCCCGTCTGTTCCTGagggacccaggcatccgggccTCCTAGTGGGACCCTCGCTGCCAGTGACAGCTGCCTACTCCCctacaggacccaggagtccgggagACTCCATGGAGGGGAACCCATATGCTCCTATGGGGCCCACGTCCCAGCCTGGGTGAAGCCCTGAAGAGAGGGCTGTCTGACAGTCCCCCTTGCATTCGCCTTCCCAtgcctggggtgctggggggggcagtgtgtcctctctctgccttcccctcccctgggaGCCCTGCCAGGACCTCTGCCCCACaactcaggcagcccctggggaggtCGCTGCGAAAGCCCAGGGTGGAGTTGGCGGAACAAGCCTGGGAGGGGGGACACTGGGGGCGGGAATTGGCTGCACTGAGACTGGACTTGCAGGGGCCctctgtgccccacccccccaaaggctgctgggagccaggccaagccctcaccccccccccattcactAGCATTAACCCTTCTGCTCCCAGGCTGCCCCCTCGGTGCTCTCCTGGATGCAGAAGCAGGTGGGCAGTGGGAACCTGCTCACCCCACCTCAGAGTTGCTGCCAGTCACTGATACTTGAATCTCCTTTTGGGGGGGGTTATGGGGGTAACTTATGGGGGGTCTTTTCTAAGCcgctaataaaatattttttgtactTTTTATGCTGAGACTGAAAGAGACTTGGGGGCACTATGCGGCTCGATGGGCCCGTGGGGCTGATGGGGGTGTGTGGGCTGTAaggctgatggggggggggggcctgtggggctggaggggcccaTGGGGGTATGAGACTGGAGATAGCCACAGACACATGCAGAGGAGTGAGACCTAAGGGGAGAGAacaggacgggggaggggggtgagagagaggcaCAAAGGGTAGGGCTGGGGGGGCATGCTGACCTGGCTGGGGGAGACAACGGGatggggggtgagagagagacacaagtgggagggatgggggggcgcTATAGGGTTGGATGGGCCTGTCGGGCTGATGAGGGGGTGCTATGGGCCTGTGGGGTTCATGGGAGGGTGCTATGGGGCTGGATGGGCCTGTCGGGCTGATGGGGGGATGCTATGGGCCTGTGGGACTGATGGGGGGGGTGCTATGGGGCTGGATGGGCCTGTGGGGCTGACGGTGGGACGCTATGGGGCTGGATGGGCCTGTGGAGCTGATGATGGGATGctatggggctggctgggcctgtggagctgatggggggtaCTATGGGCCTGTGAGGCTGATGGGGGGTGCTAAGGGGCTGGATGGGCCTGTGGGGCTGATGGGGGGCGCTATGGGGCTGGATGGGCCTGTGGGGTAATGGGGGGCGCTATGGGCCTGTGGGGCTGAAGATGGGATGCTATGGGGCTGGATGGGCctgtggagctgatggggggtaCTATGGGCCTGTGAGGCTGATGGGGGGCGCTAAGGGGCTGGATGGGCCTGTGGGGC
This window contains:
- the BCL3 gene encoding B-cell lymphoma 3 protein; amino-acid sequence: MAPGGDSSPQLPREPGTPPGAKGEGFPVPKTPGGSGLLRAAGHSLHPGTARRGAQGLLPRTPGRRSRGPPDEGGRKAETSLPLRKRRYAVQEPGWERPGPPAGKVPKTESDGGQEGVSGAQRSPFCNGYCPPYVAVDYTRLPAPYLIGLTGPFLVPERAPFFHPVAPHPLLPAPLLGRPATPYPLLCPLQTQLAADIATAIKQDEDGDTALHIAVAQGNLPVAQRLVSLFLQGQRDLDIYNHLRQTPLHLAVITTQPSLVKLLLSHGASPMALDRHGQTSVHLACEHGSPRCLRELLEWGNDRPELEARNYEGLTPLHVSVATSNRDTVLLLLEHGADIDAVDIKSGRSPLLHAVENNSLDMVELLIQNGASVNAQSYAGCTALHVASGRGLLDALRLLVRNGADCGIKNYHNDTALMVAKNRRVIDILRGKASRPPPAPDGTRDGASPTPSSASSPGARLTPNGLPSASPGSPPSALSPPHTPGACRTAPTNQRPETAEPANGASTTGPLHGVKLEGNMTPPTRSATAPQPFLRLAESLLEPALHGAIYPIASPGQDTSTNHLSLLPGAFHPPIVPLAQGLPANRIHPRGAGLDQSRTPRGAGSPPAGAAEGQWPRSRDSGGS